In Edaphobacter aggregans, the sequence TTTAGAATCCTCATCGAAGAAAGATGTGTCATCCTGAGCGAGCGCAGTGAGTCGTCGCGCCTGTCCTGAGCGAAGTCGAAGGAACCCGGGTTGGTTTTACTTTTGCTCATAACCTCAGCCAAGGGAATCGCAGCCCTAAAACTCCCATGATCACTCTCCGCCAGTCACTTACCGCCGCGACGCAGCAACTGGCCACCGACGAGCACCTCCGCGCCGAAGCCCCGCGCGACGCCGAACTCCTTCTCCTCCACACGCTGCAAATCCCTCGCGCGACCCTCCTTGCCCATCCTGAGCTCGAACTCACCTCCGATCAGCTCTATCTCTACGAACAGACCATCCACCGTCGCCTGCAATACGAGCCCGTCCAATACATTACCGGTCAGCAGGAGTTCTACGGTCTCACTCTCCGCGTCTCCCCCGCCGTCCTCATCCCCCGACCCGAGACCGAGCACCTGGTCGAATCCGTCCTCGCCCGCCTCCCCCACGACCACCCCGTCTCCATCGCCGACGTAGGCACCGGCTCCGGAGCGATCGCCATCGCGCTGGCTGTGCATCTTCCCGAAGCCCACGTGACGGCTCTCGACCTCTCCACCGAGGCCCTTCACCTCGCCCAGCTTAACGCCGAAAACCACAACGTAGCCCACCGCATCCGTTTCCTCCATTCCGATCTCTTCGCCGCTCTGCCACCCGGTGCGGCCTTCGACGCCATCGTCAGCAACCCTCCCTACGTTCCCACCTCCGACCGCCCGGACCTCCATCCCCAGGTTCGCGAGTACGAGCCCGTTACCGCTCTCTTTGCAGGCTCAGACGGCCTCGATATCTACCGCCGCCTCATCCCCCAGGCCCAGCACCTGCTCAAACCCAATGGCCTCCTCGCACTCGAGATTGGCCAGGGCCAGCAGGCGTCTCTCACAGCTCTTCTCGAAAGCTGGCGAGATCTCTTTTTTATCAATGACCTCCAGCAAATCCCTCGCGTTGCCGTCGCCACCCGGCCTTCCGCAACTCACGCCTGATCAAGAAAAAGCTGCTCCCGCGGCCTGTTAATTTCTTGGTATCCCCATCGGAATTTGTCTCTAATGAAATTGATTTCGATTTGACATCTCTTAAACCGGACACATATAGTCCTCCACGATTAAGTAAGACCAATCTCTACGTTTCGCACAGACGAAACCAAACCCCCAACCAACAATTTCGAGAGGCTACTTTATGCGGTTACTAAGAGCAGTTGGACGATTTACTAAGGGCGTATCCCATATCGCCCTCTGCGCGACACTTCTTCTGAGCTTAGGTTCCCTCATCGCGTACGCCCAGACCGCCGGTACCGCCAGCATTCAGGGAACCGTGACCGATCCCACAGGTGCCGCCGTCCCCGACGCCAAGGTCACCGTGACCAACACCGATACGGCGACCACACGTTCCACCGTCTCCGACGCAGCAGGCCTCTTCAGTCTCCCCAACATTCCCGTCGGCGCCTACTCCCTCTCTGTTGAAGCAACCGGCTTCAGCGGCTTCGTCCAGAAGGGCATCCTCGAAGTCGGCAATAACGCTCAGATCAACCCCACACTCAAGGTCGGTAGCTCCTCAGAGCACATTGAAGTTCAGGCCTCCGGCGTCTCCCTCGAGACCGAGACCAGCAGCTTCAAGCAGGTCATCGACCAGCAGCGCATCACGGAGCTCCCACTCAACGGACGC encodes:
- the prmC gene encoding peptide chain release factor N(5)-glutamine methyltransferase, which encodes MITLRQSLTAATQQLATDEHLRAEAPRDAELLLLHTLQIPRATLLAHPELELTSDQLYLYEQTIHRRLQYEPVQYITGQQEFYGLTLRVSPAVLIPRPETEHLVESVLARLPHDHPVSIADVGTGSGAIAIALAVHLPEAHVTALDLSTEALHLAQLNAENHNVAHRIRFLHSDLFAALPPGAAFDAIVSNPPYVPTSDRPDLHPQVREYEPVTALFAGSDGLDIYRRLIPQAQHLLKPNGLLALEIGQGQQASLTALLESWRDLFFINDLQQIPRVAVATRPSATHA